From one Pempheris klunzingeri isolate RE-2024b chromosome 5, fPemKlu1.hap1, whole genome shotgun sequence genomic stretch:
- the ces3 gene encoding carboxylesterase 3 isoform X2 — MRTVLLIVYLLPVLVTIAQATPGSVDPVVSLKNGRIRGEYVTLKGTERSVKQYLGIPFAQPPVGPLRMAAPQEAEHWEGERDGTRQPPMCIQDPEIVVNVSRTMSIQYTPPSLSEDCLYLNVYTPSEAMKGHKLPVMVWIHGGGLAMGAASQYDGAPLAAYENIVMVIIQYRLGILGFLSTGDEHAKGNWGFLDQLAALRWVQENIEAFGGDPQTVTVAGESAGGISASILTLSPQSKGLFQRAIFQSGVATLGSYTTSHPLSYAKIVANFTGCDRRSTEELVQCMKGKSTDELVEVTKKMKIYLGAVVDGVFLTDTAEELLKRKEMLKVPVMMGITNHEFGWILPQSFAPPGWEHGMNRESVMAVVNMFNPTGASLANSLIADEYLKDAKTPEEIRDGFTEIMGDLLMTLPVVSVAGYHADVGVPIYMYEFVYRAEIHKHTRPSFVKADHADDVGFMFGGCFWNGHIKIIGNITKDDERLCRTMMAYWANFVRTGSPNGPGLVSWPQYDRQKQEYLELGVLQTVRQKLKTDRVHFATVTLPQKLEQLAAAAAAAAKPGN; from the exons ATGAGAACAGTACTGCTCATTGTTTATCTCCTTCCTGTGCTGGTAACAATCGCTCAGGCAACACCAG GGAGTGTCGATCCTGTGGTCTCCCtgaaaaatggcagaattagGGGGGAATACGTGACGCTGAAAGGCACAGAGAGGAGCGTGAAGCAATACCTGGGAATTCCCTTTGCTCAGCCCCCAGTGGGGCCCCTCCGCATGGCTGCACCCCAGGAAGCAGAGCActgggagggggagagagacggCACACGCCAGCCCCCTAT gTGTATCCAGGATCCAGAAATAGTTGTGAATGTCTCTAGGACCATGTCAATCCAATACACCCCACCAAGTCTTTCAGAGGACTGTCTGTATCTGAACGTATACACTCCATCTGAAGCCATGAAAGGGCACAAGCTGCCG GTGATGGTGTGGATCCATGGCGGAGGTCTTGCAATGGGTGCAGCTTCTCAGTATGATGGCGCTCCATTAGCTGCTTATGAAAACATAGTGATGGTTATTATTCAGTATCGCCTTGGCATTCTGGGATTCCTGAG TACCGGGGATGAACATGCTAAGGGCAACTGGGGTTTCTTGGACCAGCTGGCAGCCCTGAGATGGGTGCAGGAAAATATTGAGGCCTTCGGAGGTGATCCACAAACTGTTACCGTCGCTGGAGAATCTGCAGGAGGTATCAGTGCATCCATACTG ACTCTATCTCCACAATCAAAAGGGCTGTTTCAGAGGGCAATTTTTCAAAGTGGAGTAGCAACACTTGGGAGCTACACTACAAGCCATCCTTTGTCTTATGCCAAG ATTGTTGCCAACTTCACTGGATGTGACCGAAGAAGCACAGAGGAACTGGTCCAGTGTATGAAGGGGAAAAGTACAGATGAGCTAGTTGAGGTGACTAAAAAG ATGAAAATTTACCTGGGGGCCGTGGTGGATGGAGTGTTTTTGACCGATACAGCTGAGGAGCTTCTTAAGAGGAAAGAGATGCTTAAGGTTCCAGTGATGATGGGAATTACCAACCATGAGTTTGGATGGATCCTGCCTCAG AGCTTTGCTCCTCCTGGCTGGGAACATGGCATGAACAGAGAGTCTGTGATGGCCGTGGTGAACATGTTCAATCCCACAGGG GCCTCCTTGGCCAACAGCCTCATCGCTGATGAATacctgaaagatgctaaaactcCAGAGGAGATCAGAGATGGATTCACTGAAATCATGGGAGATCTGCTGATGACTCTGCCTGTCGTCAGTGTGGCCGGCTACCACGCAG ATGTGGGTGTTCCCATTTACATGTATGAGTTTGTATACCGCGCTGAGATCCATAAACACACCAGACCCAGCTTTGTGAAGGCAGATCATGCAGATGATGTCGGTTTCATGTTTGGTGGATGTTTCTGGAATGGACACATAAAAATCATTG GTAACATTACCAAGGACGATGAAAGGCTTTGTAGGACCATGATGGCATACTGGGCCAATTTTGTCCGTACTGG CTCTCCCAACGGCCCTGGTCTGGTCAGCTGGCCTCAGTATGACAGGCAGAAGCAGGAATACTTGGAGCTGGGCGTGTTGCAAACGGTGAGACAGAAACTGAAGACGGACAGGGTCCATTTCGCTACTGTGACTCTCCCTCAGAAGCTGGAAcagttagcagcagcagcagcagcagcagcaaaacccGGAAACTAA
- the ces3 gene encoding carboxylesterase 3 isoform X1, translating to MRTVLLIVYLLPVLVTIAQATPAGSVDPVVSLKNGRIRGEYVTLKGTERSVKQYLGIPFAQPPVGPLRMAAPQEAEHWEGERDGTRQPPMCIQDPEIVVNVSRTMSIQYTPPSLSEDCLYLNVYTPSEAMKGHKLPVMVWIHGGGLAMGAASQYDGAPLAAYENIVMVIIQYRLGILGFLSTGDEHAKGNWGFLDQLAALRWVQENIEAFGGDPQTVTVAGESAGGISASILTLSPQSKGLFQRAIFQSGVATLGSYTTSHPLSYAKIVANFTGCDRRSTEELVQCMKGKSTDELVEVTKKMKIYLGAVVDGVFLTDTAEELLKRKEMLKVPVMMGITNHEFGWILPQSFAPPGWEHGMNRESVMAVVNMFNPTGASLANSLIADEYLKDAKTPEEIRDGFTEIMGDLLMTLPVVSVAGYHADVGVPIYMYEFVYRAEIHKHTRPSFVKADHADDVGFMFGGCFWNGHIKIIGNITKDDERLCRTMMAYWANFVRTGSPNGPGLVSWPQYDRQKQEYLELGVLQTVRQKLKTDRVHFATVTLPQKLEQLAAAAAAAAKPGN from the exons ATGAGAACAGTACTGCTCATTGTTTATCTCCTTCCTGTGCTGGTAACAATCGCTCAGGCAACACCAG CAGGGAGTGTCGATCCTGTGGTCTCCCtgaaaaatggcagaattagGGGGGAATACGTGACGCTGAAAGGCACAGAGAGGAGCGTGAAGCAATACCTGGGAATTCCCTTTGCTCAGCCCCCAGTGGGGCCCCTCCGCATGGCTGCACCCCAGGAAGCAGAGCActgggagggggagagagacggCACACGCCAGCCCCCTAT gTGTATCCAGGATCCAGAAATAGTTGTGAATGTCTCTAGGACCATGTCAATCCAATACACCCCACCAAGTCTTTCAGAGGACTGTCTGTATCTGAACGTATACACTCCATCTGAAGCCATGAAAGGGCACAAGCTGCCG GTGATGGTGTGGATCCATGGCGGAGGTCTTGCAATGGGTGCAGCTTCTCAGTATGATGGCGCTCCATTAGCTGCTTATGAAAACATAGTGATGGTTATTATTCAGTATCGCCTTGGCATTCTGGGATTCCTGAG TACCGGGGATGAACATGCTAAGGGCAACTGGGGTTTCTTGGACCAGCTGGCAGCCCTGAGATGGGTGCAGGAAAATATTGAGGCCTTCGGAGGTGATCCACAAACTGTTACCGTCGCTGGAGAATCTGCAGGAGGTATCAGTGCATCCATACTG ACTCTATCTCCACAATCAAAAGGGCTGTTTCAGAGGGCAATTTTTCAAAGTGGAGTAGCAACACTTGGGAGCTACACTACAAGCCATCCTTTGTCTTATGCCAAG ATTGTTGCCAACTTCACTGGATGTGACCGAAGAAGCACAGAGGAACTGGTCCAGTGTATGAAGGGGAAAAGTACAGATGAGCTAGTTGAGGTGACTAAAAAG ATGAAAATTTACCTGGGGGCCGTGGTGGATGGAGTGTTTTTGACCGATACAGCTGAGGAGCTTCTTAAGAGGAAAGAGATGCTTAAGGTTCCAGTGATGATGGGAATTACCAACCATGAGTTTGGATGGATCCTGCCTCAG AGCTTTGCTCCTCCTGGCTGGGAACATGGCATGAACAGAGAGTCTGTGATGGCCGTGGTGAACATGTTCAATCCCACAGGG GCCTCCTTGGCCAACAGCCTCATCGCTGATGAATacctgaaagatgctaaaactcCAGAGGAGATCAGAGATGGATTCACTGAAATCATGGGAGATCTGCTGATGACTCTGCCTGTCGTCAGTGTGGCCGGCTACCACGCAG ATGTGGGTGTTCCCATTTACATGTATGAGTTTGTATACCGCGCTGAGATCCATAAACACACCAGACCCAGCTTTGTGAAGGCAGATCATGCAGATGATGTCGGTTTCATGTTTGGTGGATGTTTCTGGAATGGACACATAAAAATCATTG GTAACATTACCAAGGACGATGAAAGGCTTTGTAGGACCATGATGGCATACTGGGCCAATTTTGTCCGTACTGG CTCTCCCAACGGCCCTGGTCTGGTCAGCTGGCCTCAGTATGACAGGCAGAAGCAGGAATACTTGGAGCTGGGCGTGTTGCAAACGGTGAGACAGAAACTGAAGACGGACAGGGTCCATTTCGCTACTGTGACTCTCCCTCAGAAGCTGGAAcagttagcagcagcagcagcagcagcagcaaaacccGGAAACTAA